A single window of Raphanus sativus cultivar WK10039 unplaced genomic scaffold, ASM80110v3 Scaffold2499, whole genome shotgun sequence DNA harbors:
- the LOC108834053 gene encoding putative disease resistance protein At1g50180: MAEAIVSVTVQKLGEFLLEEPLFLFGIGDQVKQLQDELKRLRCFLKDADEKQSKSERVRNWIAEIREATYDAEDVLEAFFLKAESKKGKGIKKVFRRVACILGETVSLHSVSSKIKEITSRLSKIAESMKDYGIKEAMDGESLSLFKCLREQRQSFPYAVEHNLIGLEQSLEKLVNDLVSGGEKLRVMSICGMGGLGKTTLAKQVFHHCMVRRHFDRFAWVYVSQEFRRRHVWQEILLNLSYKDENQRILGLRDEQLGEELYRFLKRTKCLIVLDDIWGTDAWDGLKHVFPHETGSNIILTTRNKEVAFYADPRGVLHEPRLLTHEESWELLEKISLQGRENLEPVLVKKLEEIGKQMAIRCGGLPLAITVQGGLLAMKNTSNQWQRVQENIKTYVSSGGSCNGSKSMMVADVLSLSYEDLPPHLKQCFLYFAHYPEDFEVHVGTLVSYWIAEGMVMPVEAGMTVEDVGQDYLEELVKRSIVMVGKRDIVTSEVMTCRMHDLMREVCLQKAEQESFVQVVDSRQQDEDFPSLLTNTSRRISVQLHGGAEEHRMERLSQVNCIRSLVYLMKNQGSQWELLGKISFRNMKLLRVLDLEGAQIKGGKLPDDLGDLIHLRNFSLRLTNVKELTSRIGNLTLMITLDLFVKGKLYIPDVIWKLQRLRHLCMPSELDPRTKLDLSTLRNLQQLWDFPVGQCNPRDLLVMTSLRRLSINLSSQNTDFEVVSSLSRVLKRLRGLTINVPCEPMPPPVDITQLVSAFANLSELELFLQLEKLPGEQSFSSDLGALRLWQCRLVDDPLLVLEKLPNLKILQLFEGSFVGSKLHCSVNGFPRLRSLTLSQLENLEEWVVEDGAMMCLVSLELKCCKKLKSVPEGIRFLKKLQEVEIGNMTKAFKDKLASGGEDFYKIQHVPCVVFEYCDV; this comes from the exons TGAAGAACCGTTGTTCTTGTTTGGTATAGGCGACCAGGTGAAGCAGCTGCAAGACGAACTCAAGCGTTTGAGGTGCTTCTTGAAAGATGCAGATGAGAAGCAGAGTAAAAGCGAGAGAGTGCGTAATTGGATTGCAGAGATTAGAGAAGCTACCTATGATGCAGAGGATGTCCTAGAAGCATTTTTCCTCAAGGCAGAATCAAAGAAAGGAAAAGGAATCAAAAAGGTGTTCAGGAGGGTTGCTTGCATTTTGGGTGAGACGGTTTCACTTCATAGTGTTAGCTCAAAGATTAAAGAGATCACCTCCAGGCTTTCTAAGATAGCAGAAAGCATGAAAGACTATGGCATAAAAGAAGCTATGGACGGAGAAAGCTTGAGTTTGTTCAAGTGTTTAAGAGAACAGAGGCAGTCCTTTCCATATGCTGTTGAGCACAATCTTATTGGGTTGGAGCAGAGTCTTGAGAAGTTAGTGAATGATTTAGTATCCGGTGGTGAGAAACTAAGGGTTATGTCCATCTGCGGAATGGGTGGTTTGGGGAAGACAACTCTAGCCAAACAGGTGTTTCATCACTGTATGGTGAGGCGTCATTTCGATAGGTTTGCTTGGGTATATGTTTCTCAAGAGTTTAGACGGAGGCATGTTTGGCAAGAGATTCTTTTGAACCTTAGCTATAAAGATGAGAATCAGAGGATACTTGGCTTGAGAGATGAACAGCTTGGAGAGGAGTTGTATCGGTTCTTAAAAAGGACTAAATGTCTCATTGTGCTTGATGATATATGGGGCACTGATGCCTGGGATGGTTTGAAACACGTCTTTCCACATGAAACAG GAAGCAACATAATACTCACCACAAGGAACAAAGAGGTTGCTTTCTATGCTGATCCGAGAGGTGTACTCCATGAGCCGAGATTGCTAACACATGAAGAGAGCTGGGAGCTGTTGGAGAAAATTTCACTACAGGGACGAGAAAATTTAG AGCCAGTGTTGGTCAAGAAACTGGAGGAGATTGGGAAGCAGATGGCCATAAGGTGTGGAGGTTTACCTCTAGCTATTACAGTCCAAGGAGGACTTTTGGCGATGAAAAACACATCGAACCAATGGCAGAGAGTGCaagaaaacatcaaaacataTGTTTCAAGTGGAGGTAGTTGCAATGGAAGTAAGAGTATGATGGTTGCAGATGTTTTGTCCTTGAGTTATGAGGACTTGCCTCCTCATCTAAAGCAGTGTTTCCTATACTTTGCTCATTATCCTGAAGATTTTGAGGTCCATGTGGGAACATTGGTTAGTTACTGGATCGCAGAGGGAATGGTTATGCCTGTGGAAGCTGGGATGACAGTAGAGGATGTAGGGCAAGATTACCTTGAAGAGTTAGTGAAGAGAAGCATTGTGATGGTTGGAAAAAGAGACATTGTCACCTCGGAAGTTATGACATGTCGTATGCATGATCTAATGAGGGAGGTTTGTTTACAGAAAGCAGAACAAGAGAGCTTTGTGCAAGTTGTTGATTCAAGGCAACAAGATGAAGATTTCCCGTCTCTTTTGACCAACACATCTCGCAGAATCTCTGTACAGTTGCATGGTGGTGCAGAGGAACACAGGATGGAGAGACTTTCTCAAGTGAACTGCATAAGATCTCTTGTGTATTTGATGAAAAATCAAGGAAGTCAATGGGAACTTCTTGGTAAGATCTCCTTCAGAAATATGAAACTCCTTAGAGTTTTAGATCTTGAGGGAGCTCAAATCAAAGGAGGGAAGTTGCCAGATGATCTAGGAGATCTCATCCATTTGAGAAACTTTAGTTTGAGATTGACAAATGTGAAGGAACTAACATCACGTATTGGAAACTTAACGTTGATGATCACTCTAGACTTATTCGTGAAGGGGAAGCTGTACATACCAGATGTGATATGGAAGCTACAGAGGCTGAGACATCTGTGCATGCCTTCAGAACTTGATCCAAGAACGAAGCTGGACTTGAGTACTCTAAGGAACCTGCAACAGCTCTGGGACTTCCCTGTTGGGCAATGCAATCCAAGGGATCTACTGGTAATGACAAGTCTTAGAAGATTGTCTATCAATCTTTCTTCTCAGAACACAGACTTTGAGGTTGTTTCTTCTTTAAGTAGAGTTTTGAAACGTCTCCGTGGCTTGACGATTAACGTTCCCTGCGAACCTATGCCTCCACCAGTTGATATAACACAGTTGGTTTCTGCTTTTGCTAATCTATCTGAGCTGGAACTGTTCCTTCAACTAGAAAAGCTACCTGGGGAACAGAGCTTCTCCTCTGATCTCGGTGCCTTGCGGTTGTGGCAATGCCGATTAGTGGATGATCCTCTTTTGGTTCTTGAGAAGCTTCCAAACTTGAAGATTCTTCAACTGTTTGAAGGATCTTTTGTAGGTAGTAAACTTCATTGTTCTGTAAATGGTTTCCCTCGGCTGCGTTCTTTGACGTTGTCACAGCTTGAGAATCTAGAAGAATGGGTTGTAGAAGATGGTGCCATGATGTGTCTTGTTTCTTTGGAGCTGAAGTGTTGTAAGAAACTGAAGTCGGTTCCTGAAGGAATTAGATTCTTGAAGAAACTACAAGAAGTAGAGATTGGGAACATGACAAAGGCGTTCAAAGATAAGTTGGCATCTGGTGGTGAAGATTTCTACAAGATTCAACATGTGCCTTGTGTTGTTTTTGAGTACTGTGACGTTTAA